In uncultured Cohaesibacter sp., a genomic segment contains:
- a CDS encoding tripartite tricarboxylate transporter substrate binding protein — translation MNLRSGLAALVAAVSLFSSPVIAADYPERPVEFIVPWAPGGGSDTLMRLIANDIKPYLGVDMPIINMPGVGGTVGLREASRRAADGYTISQVHEGLLVASQIGLTELKWTDFEPIALMTSSPQYLVINGKAPYKTFEEFVTYAKAHPGEITMGVTLGGVPHLHAAMIEQAFGLKFSYVGYEGTGQRIRALVGANLDAAIGDISSSKQFVDNGDLIFLGVGSTKRVKEAPDVPTFAELGADIELSVTRGIVMPKDTPQEARDKMEAALKALAADETYIKQTNNAGAEVDFRGQVDYNKYLSKLDKTVSELAEVLAP, via the coding sequence ATGAATCTACGTTCGGGCCTCGCAGCCCTCGTTGCAGCCGTTTCGCTGTTTTCCTCGCCCGTCATAGCCGCCGATTATCCAGAGCGTCCGGTCGAATTCATTGTTCCCTGGGCACCGGGTGGTGGCTCCGATACGCTAATGCGTCTCATTGCCAACGATATCAAACCCTATCTCGGCGTTGACATGCCGATCATCAACATGCCCGGCGTCGGCGGTACTGTTGGCCTGCGCGAAGCCTCTCGCCGCGCCGCAGATGGATACACCATCTCTCAGGTTCATGAAGGTCTTCTGGTCGCCTCGCAGATCGGCCTGACTGAACTCAAATGGACCGATTTCGAACCGATCGCCCTGATGACCTCTTCGCCGCAGTATCTGGTCATCAATGGCAAGGCACCCTACAAGACCTTCGAAGAATTCGTGACCTATGCCAAGGCCCATCCGGGCGAGATCACCATGGGCGTGACCCTTGGCGGCGTGCCGCATCTTCACGCAGCCATGATCGAACAGGCATTCGGCCTTAAATTCTCCTACGTCGGCTATGAAGGCACCGGCCAGCGCATCCGCGCCCTTGTTGGTGCCAACCTCGACGCCGCCATCGGCGATATCAGCTCGTCCAAGCAGTTCGTCGACAATGGTGATCTGATCTTCCTGGGCGTGGGTTCGACCAAACGCGTCAAGGAAGCGCCGGATGTACCGACCTTTGCCGAACTGGGCGCCGACATCGAGTTGAGCGTCACCCGTGGTATCGTCATGCCGAAAGACACCCCGCAGGAAGCCCGCGACAAGATGGAAGCCGCCCTCAAGGCGCTGGCAGCTGACGAAACCTACATCAAGCAGACCAACAATGCGGGCGCCGAAGTCGATTTCCGCGGTCAGGTTGATTACAACAAATATCTCAGCAAACTCGACAAGACGGTTTCTGAACTGGCAGAGGTGCTTGCACCGTGA
- a CDS encoding tripartite tricarboxylate transporter TctB family protein, with the protein MSQSDLDEELALEVGEIARLVSYILFLLVATGMFFAAGDIPTSRFERLGAGAFPQFVFAGIVFICAIAIVLTVPKISAAAYGQFFRFAAKWAHKCHLVFLCLAALGLYLVAMPWLGFSLASLIFLFGVQLALLPRSVKSIIIAAIISVVFSYGLNLLFAEVFTVFLPKGVL; encoded by the coding sequence GTGAGCCAGTCGGATCTTGACGAAGAACTGGCTTTGGAGGTGGGCGAGATCGCCCGCCTCGTAAGCTACATCCTGTTTCTTCTCGTCGCTACGGGGATGTTCTTTGCTGCAGGCGACATCCCGACCTCCCGCTTCGAGCGGTTGGGAGCAGGGGCCTTCCCGCAATTTGTCTTTGCCGGTATCGTCTTCATCTGCGCCATTGCGATTGTCTTGACCGTTCCCAAGATTTCCGCCGCGGCCTATGGGCAGTTCTTCCGCTTCGCCGCGAAATGGGCACACAAATGCCACCTCGTGTTCCTGTGCCTTGCTGCCCTTGGTCTCTATCTTGTTGCCATGCCGTGGCTTGGTTTCAGCCTTGCCAGCCTCATTTTTCTCTTCGGCGTGCAACTTGCGCTGCTGCCACGGTCCGTCAAATCGATCATCATCGCAGCAATCATTTCGGTCGTCTTTTCCTACGGGCTGAACTTGCTGTTCGCGGAGGTCTTCACGGTTTTTCTGCCAAAGGGAGTGTTGTGA
- a CDS encoding HAMP domain-containing sensor histidine kinase, with amino-acid sequence MKVRSFIKNSLQLRLSLGLALGVGLLWLAATTVSGLVVKHELDGAFDQALAEAVERLLPPVIHDIVEGNGRSDEMEDLKVNGLHIGRIGKSWRTENGITRDDFKHHLRKDTEEDDDGEEKARKKDREKVEKPSLKTDGDQYLTYIVRDARGGLLLQSNHADPEIFPDINQLGFITLNDQRFFTGSTLEGNVIISVADPMERRQRAAHDTLKALAMPLFILVPLSMLGVWLLVRISMRPMRGFRAGIEARGAGDLTPIRAKNLPSEIEPIADAVNNLLDRMRRTLEAERSFTANSAHELRTPVAAALAQTQRLISEAGEGTIGDRAHQIETALKSLSRLTEKLMQLARAEGGSMLSEQERDIVPIARLVLDEFRDDSERLDILLPSEPLPLLIDANVFAILLRNLVENALKHAPPESTVTITLARDKSLSVANDCDPIPADVMERLIRPFERGNTSAKGSGVGLAIVEAITKGSGASLVLKSPITGTSRGFEATVRF; translated from the coding sequence ATGAAAGTAAGGTCCTTCATCAAAAACAGTCTGCAACTGCGTCTGTCCCTCGGCCTCGCACTGGGGGTGGGGTTGCTTTGGCTGGCAGCAACCACAGTCAGTGGACTGGTCGTCAAGCACGAGCTGGATGGCGCCTTTGATCAGGCCCTCGCCGAAGCTGTGGAACGTCTGCTGCCACCGGTCATTCACGACATTGTCGAGGGCAATGGCCGGAGCGATGAAATGGAGGATCTCAAGGTCAATGGCCTCCATATCGGACGTATCGGTAAATCCTGGCGCACGGAAAACGGCATCACCCGCGATGACTTCAAGCACCACCTGCGCAAAGACACCGAAGAGGATGATGATGGCGAAGAGAAGGCCCGAAAAAAAGACCGGGAAAAGGTCGAAAAGCCGTCGCTAAAAACCGATGGTGATCAGTATCTCACCTATATCGTGAGAGACGCCCGGGGCGGGCTCCTGCTGCAGTCCAATCATGCCGATCCGGAAATCTTCCCGGACATCAATCAATTGGGCTTCATCACCCTCAACGACCAGCGTTTTTTCACCGGCTCCACCCTTGAGGGCAACGTGATCATCTCCGTCGCGGACCCCATGGAACGACGGCAGCGGGCAGCACATGACACCCTGAAAGCACTTGCCATGCCGCTGTTTATTCTGGTGCCGCTCAGCATGCTCGGTGTCTGGCTGCTGGTGCGCATATCCATGCGGCCGATGCGCGGCTTTCGCGCGGGCATCGAAGCGCGTGGGGCAGGGGATCTGACCCCGATCAGGGCCAAAAATCTGCCGTCTGAAATCGAACCTATCGCCGATGCCGTCAATAATCTGCTCGACCGCATGCGCAGGACACTGGAAGCCGAACGCAGCTTTACCGCCAACAGTGCCCACGAGTTGCGCACCCCCGTAGCCGCAGCGCTGGCACAGACCCAACGCCTCATCTCTGAAGCCGGGGAAGGCACCATCGGGGACCGGGCCCATCAGATTGAAACTGCGCTCAAGTCGCTCTCCCGTCTCACCGAAAAGCTCATGCAGTTGGCCCGCGCCGAGGGCGGATCCATGCTGTCCGAACAGGAACGCGACATCGTGCCGATTGCCAGACTGGTATTGGACGAATTCCGAGATGATTCCGAACGGCTCGACATTCTGTTGCCGTCAGAGCCGCTTCCCCTGCTGATTGATGCCAATGTCTTTGCCATCCTGTTGCGCAATCTTGTCGAGAATGCCCTCAAGCACGCCCCCCCGGAAAGCACCGTCACCATCACACTGGCAAGAGACAAAAGCCTGTCCGTGGCCAATGATTGCGACCCGATCCCCGCAGATGTGATGGAACGCCTGATCCGCCCCTTCGAACGCGGCAACACCTCTGCCAAGGGCAGCGGGGTGGGGCTCGCCATTGTCGAGGCCATCACCAAGGGCAGCGGCGCGTCACTCGTGCTGAAGTCGCCCATCACCGGCACATCCAGAGGGTTCGAGGCCACCGTTCGATTCTGA
- a CDS encoding response regulator transcription factor: MRVLLVEDDMVLGSAVRDQIAADGHSVDWVQRLDAAGDYLRAAPYDLVLLDLMLPDGLGLNFLRKLRASGDVTPVIILTALDQISDRIDGLNAGADDYLVKPFDLQELTARLKAVARRYSGNPNPLVKIGELEIDIAARTIMRAGKTVTLTAREWALFEAFLQHPGNLFSKSQLEETLYTFDAEIESNTIEVHISRMRKKLGAGVIETVRGMGYRLEQS, from the coding sequence ATGCGGGTCTTGTTGGTCGAGGATGACATGGTGCTCGGGTCTGCGGTGCGCGACCAGATCGCCGCCGACGGGCACAGCGTGGATTGGGTGCAGCGGCTGGACGCTGCTGGGGACTATCTGCGCGCCGCGCCCTATGACCTTGTGCTGCTCGATCTGATGCTGCCAGATGGTTTGGGCCTTAACTTCCTCAGAAAGCTGAGAGCATCGGGCGATGTTACACCGGTCATCATCCTGACTGCCCTCGATCAGATTTCCGACCGTATCGACGGCCTCAACGCCGGTGCCGATGACTATCTGGTCAAACCCTTTGACCTGCAGGAACTGACAGCCCGCCTCAAGGCTGTTGCCCGCCGCTACAGCGGCAACCCCAACCCGTTGGTCAAGATCGGCGAACTGGAAATCGACATCGCCGCCCGCACCATCATGCGCGCGGGCAAGACCGTGACCCTGACAGCGAGGGAATGGGCCCTTTTCGAAGCCTTTCTGCAACATCCGGGCAATCTGTTCTCCAAGAGCCAGCTGGAGGAAACTCTCTACACCTTTGATGCGGAAATCGAGAGCAACACCATAGAGGTCCACATCAGCCGCATGCGCAAGAAGCTCGGAGCAGGCGTAATCGAAACCGTACGTGGTATGGGCTATCGGCTGGAGCAGTCATGA
- a CDS encoding TRAP transporter permease, giving the protein MRATGSLVKRIVYVYILCVGLFHLYTSVFGSFEAYLQRSLHLSMVFPMAFILYPMRAADKDSVNVPWYDWILAIASTLPGLYIVLNYEEITFRMVQVDDVTMVQQVLGLALVFFLLEATRRVVGMPLAIIVGFFAGYMWFGNYMPGILKGLPFSFAEVIEQIYLTDEGVFSIPLGVSATFVMVFLIFGGFLEKSGVGQYFMDFAQAFTGTSPGGPAKISVVSSALFGSISGAAVANVYGTGTFTIPLMKRIGYPPYFAAAVESVASTGGQIMPPIMGAGAFIMASFLGVPFSDIIIAAIVPAVLYYGAVLLMVHLGALKNNLQGLSEEDLPSKKRVLKQSYKLLPIVGLVYMLLSGFSPMLAAAIGILGAWLVSLPDPEHRMGPRKILDAIVSGSRNVPVVAIACAAAGIVVGSVSLTGFGFKFVGLVFSLAQGVPFVALFLIAIVSLILGMGLPTTSAYILGAALGVPALAELGFEPLAAHMFVFYFAIVSNITPPVALAAYAASSLAQSDPNKTAIQALKLGILAFMVPFAFCYDLGLLSNAGLVGNTLAIIGGIGALFAMGFAMLGFIRAPIPVWQRCVFGIMAIACLWPLAIVKLAGVAATIAAAMIWGRKLSDKKTVSV; this is encoded by the coding sequence ATGCGCGCGACGGGTTCACTGGTTAAACGAATTGTCTATGTCTATATCCTGTGTGTTGGTCTGTTCCATCTCTACACATCGGTTTTCGGCAGTTTCGAGGCCTATCTGCAACGCAGCCTGCATCTGAGTATGGTCTTCCCCATGGCCTTCATTCTCTATCCGATGCGGGCCGCCGACAAGGATAGTGTCAATGTTCCGTGGTATGACTGGATCCTGGCCATTGCGTCCACTCTGCCCGGCCTCTACATCGTTCTCAATTATGAGGAAATCACATTCCGCATGGTGCAGGTCGATGATGTCACCATGGTCCAGCAGGTGCTCGGACTGGCGCTGGTGTTCTTCCTGCTTGAAGCGACGCGGCGTGTCGTCGGGATGCCTCTGGCCATCATCGTCGGCTTCTTTGCCGGTTATATGTGGTTTGGCAATTACATGCCCGGAATCCTCAAGGGGCTGCCCTTCAGCTTTGCCGAGGTCATCGAACAGATCTATCTGACCGATGAGGGCGTTTTCTCCATTCCACTTGGCGTGTCCGCAACATTCGTGATGGTTTTCCTGATCTTCGGCGGATTTCTGGAAAAAAGCGGTGTTGGACAGTATTTCATGGATTTTGCCCAGGCTTTCACCGGAACGTCTCCCGGAGGCCCGGCCAAGATCTCTGTGGTGAGTTCAGCCCTGTTCGGCTCGATTTCCGGTGCTGCGGTTGCCAACGTCTATGGAACCGGCACCTTCACCATCCCGCTGATGAAACGGATCGGCTATCCGCCCTACTTTGCTGCTGCCGTGGAATCGGTTGCCAGTACCGGTGGCCAGATCATGCCGCCGATCATGGGGGCTGGTGCCTTCATCATGGCGTCTTTCCTCGGCGTTCCCTTCAGTGACATCATCATTGCGGCAATCGTCCCGGCTGTTCTCTATTATGGTGCTGTGTTGCTCATGGTGCATCTCGGGGCGCTCAAGAACAATCTGCAGGGGCTGAGCGAGGAGGATCTGCCGAGCAAGAAGCGGGTGCTGAAGCAGTCCTACAAGCTGCTCCCGATTGTCGGCCTTGTCTATATGCTGCTGTCGGGCTTTTCGCCCATGCTGGCGGCGGCTATTGGCATTCTCGGGGCGTGGCTGGTTTCTCTGCCCGATCCCGAGCATCGCATGGGGCCACGGAAAATCCTCGATGCCATCGTTTCTGGTTCTCGTAACGTGCCGGTTGTCGCCATCGCTTGTGCGGCGGCGGGCATTGTGGTCGGGTCGGTGTCCCTCACCGGATTCGGGTTCAAGTTTGTCGGGCTGGTCTTCTCGCTGGCGCAGGGCGTGCCCTTTGTGGCGCTGTTCCTCATCGCCATCGTGTCACTGATCCTCGGCATGGGGCTGCCAACCACCAGCGCCTATATTCTCGGGGCAGCCCTTGGCGTTCCGGCTCTGGCTGAGCTGGGCTTCGAGCCTCTGGCTGCGCACATGTTCGTGTTCTATTTCGCGATCGTGTCCAACATCACACCTCCGGTGGCTCTGGCGGCCTATGCGGCGAGTTCTCTAGCCCAGTCCGATCCGAACAAGACGGCCATTCAGGCTCTCAAGCTCGGCATCCTCGCCTTCATGGTGCCGTTCGCCTTCTGCTATGATCTGGGGCTGCTGTCCAATGCCGGTCTTGTTGGCAACACTCTGGCTATCATTGGCGGGATCGGAGCGCTGTTCGCGATGGGATTTGCCATGCTGGGCTTTATCCGGGCACCGATACCGGTCTGGCAGCGCTGTGTCTTCGGCATCATGGCGATTGCCTGCCTGTGGCCTCTGGCGATTGTCAAGCTGGCCGGGGTTGCCGCCACCATCGCGGCTGCGATGATCTGGGGGCGCAAGCTTTCTGATAAGAAGACGGTTTCTGTCTAA
- a CDS encoding DUF2271 domain-containing protein, with protein sequence MNKYLATATLASVVALPAVAEAAPVTFTTTMSNYGGPEAYMVMYVTDASGAYQGSLWMSGGRAKYYRDLRDWARATGANPAEVDGVTGASVGSGRTLKVTLNLSDALFNAGYQLHIDTAVENMGSAPSEVVVPLASGNAGKAVSGKRFVRSFSFKM encoded by the coding sequence ATGAACAAATATCTTGCCACCGCCACCCTCGCCTCGGTCGTTGCGCTGCCTGCTGTGGCGGAAGCTGCACCCGTGACCTTCACCACGACCATGAGCAACTATGGTGGGCCGGAAGCCTATATGGTGATGTATGTCACCGATGCCTCGGGTGCCTATCAGGGGTCATTGTGGATGTCGGGCGGACGGGCCAAATACTACCGCGACCTGCGCGACTGGGCGCGTGCTACCGGTGCCAATCCTGCCGAAGTGGACGGTGTCACCGGGGCCAGCGTTGGCAGTGGTCGCACACTGAAGGTGACACTTAATCTGTCAGATGCGCTGTTCAATGCCGGCTATCAGCTGCATATCGACACTGCCGTCGAGAACATGGGCTCTGCACCTTCGGAAGTTGTGGTGCCACTGGCTTCGGGTAACGCAGGCAAGGCTGTGTCCGGCAAGCGCTTTGTCCGGTCCTTCAGCTTCAAGATGTGA
- a CDS encoding fumarylacetoacetate hydrolase family protein: MNTNASSPRFAIPQPVIPTLPVTGTDTVFPIRRIYCVGRNYAAHAIEMGHDPDRELPFFFQKNPDNILFGRDFPYPPLSSDVHFEVELIVALKDGGSNITVGDAMDKIFGYGVGVDFTRRDLQAEAKKQGRPWTAAKAFEHSAPVSAIVPAEQVPSLAKKRIWLEKNGAVQQDSDLDHLIWKLPEVISELSKQFELAAGDIIFTGTPAGVSSVDIGDSIHCAVEDIAELSFKVVAD, encoded by the coding sequence ATGAACACCAATGCATCATCCCCTCGCTTTGCGATCCCTCAGCCCGTGATACCGACCCTACCGGTGACTGGCACCGACACGGTCTTTCCAATCCGGCGCATCTATTGCGTCGGCCGGAACTATGCCGCCCACGCCATTGAAATGGGGCACGACCCGGATCGTGAATTGCCATTCTTCTTTCAGAAGAATCCAGACAACATTCTGTTTGGACGGGATTTTCCCTATCCACCCCTGAGCAGTGACGTGCATTTCGAGGTCGAATTGATTGTTGCTCTGAAGGACGGCGGCAGCAATATCACCGTTGGCGATGCCATGGACAAGATCTTCGGCTACGGCGTCGGAGTGGACTTCACCCGCCGGGATCTGCAAGCTGAGGCCAAAAAGCAGGGGCGCCCGTGGACGGCTGCAAAGGCATTCGAACATTCCGCTCCGGTATCGGCCATTGTTCCTGCGGAGCAAGTCCCTTCATTGGCAAAGAAACGGATCTGGCTCGAGAAGAACGGCGCAGTCCAGCAGGACAGCGATCTCGATCACCTGATCTGGAAGCTGCCAGAAGTGATCAGCGAACTGTCCAAACAGTTCGAACTGGCCGCAGGCGACATCATCTTTACCGGAACACCGGCCGGTGTCAGCTCCGTGGACATCGGTGACAGCATTCATTGCGCAGTCGAAGATATCGCAGAGTTGTCCTTCAAAGTGGTTGCGGATTAA
- a CDS encoding TAXI family TRAP transporter solute-binding subunit yields the protein MFKRIAVAAALVCATIVSVPASAQDQLRFSAGPPGGNWFALGGALAETWSKAGIPTSSGTGGGVSNVVNADRGKTDLGFSVTSLVGAATKGEDPFKKAYENVSVLANVYRQYTYFVMRKDYAEANGIKSVADIVDKKLPIRMATLKPGTSSEFVIRAAFEKGLGVGWKDIQGWGGSVSFASYDDGSNQLADNHLDCFAFSVGRAAAVVLKIESQVDVVLLPVDKKILDAMSNALGTVTFEIDPEIYKSVTEPVPTIGDYTSIVVRNDLDEDTVYNMTKALWENKATLQKGVKAVEELNPQEAVPASVPAHPGAVKFWKSVQ from the coding sequence ATGTTCAAGAGAATTGCTGTTGCAGCTGCGCTGGTTTGCGCAACGATCGTATCGGTTCCTGCTAGTGCACAGGATCAGCTTCGCTTTTCTGCAGGCCCTCCGGGTGGCAACTGGTTTGCCCTTGGTGGCGCGCTGGCAGAAACCTGGTCAAAGGCTGGCATTCCGACATCCAGCGGCACCGGTGGCGGTGTCTCCAACGTGGTGAATGCCGACCGAGGCAAAACCGATCTAGGGTTCTCCGTGACGTCTCTGGTTGGCGCTGCGACAAAGGGCGAGGACCCATTCAAGAAGGCCTATGAGAATGTCTCGGTATTGGCCAACGTCTATCGTCAGTATACCTATTTCGTGATGCGCAAGGACTATGCCGAGGCCAATGGCATCAAGTCGGTTGCCGATATCGTCGACAAGAAACTGCCGATCCGCATGGCCACCCTGAAGCCGGGGACTTCTTCCGAATTCGTGATCCGCGCCGCCTTCGAAAAGGGGCTGGGCGTGGGCTGGAAGGACATTCAGGGCTGGGGCGGCTCGGTTTCCTTCGCATCGTATGATGACGGCTCCAACCAGCTGGCAGACAATCACCTTGATTGCTTCGCCTTCTCCGTTGGTCGCGCAGCCGCTGTCGTTCTGAAGATCGAAAGCCAGGTGGATGTCGTTCTTCTCCCGGTCGACAAGAAAATCCTTGATGCGATGAGCAATGCTCTTGGTACGGTGACCTTCGAGATCGATCCGGAAATCTACAAGTCCGTGACCGAGCCCGTTCCAACAATTGGTGACTACACCAGTATCGTTGTGCGCAATGATCTGGACGAGGATACGGTCTACAACATGACCAAGGCGCTCTGGGAAAACAAGGCAACCCTGCAGAAGGGCGTCAAGGCTGTTGAAGAGCTGAACCCGCAGGAAGCTGTTCCTGCTTCTGTTCCTGCACATCCGGGCGCTGTCAAGTTCTGGAAGTCGGTACAGTAA
- a CDS encoding LysR substrate-binding domain-containing protein, which translates to MAVVQHGGFAAAAEAVNLTASAVSQQIAALESELQTDLFDRSRRPPVLTAKGSEMVRSARTILQIVTETKASVSGAKVRGTLAFGTLRTAANSYVPRTLATIRSTFPDLTFRLRIGMSEQLMSEVASGQLDAALVADQVTVPSGLIWTEVLSEPLLILLPAGAKELSFEELVRTIPYIRYRIHVPLARQIDTELARLGAEQRQLVSVNTMPAVIGCVEAGLGFSVVPEVALHGMVTTGLETIPFGVPPIYRKLGVVRRPSSSRAAVLDALTDALLSYRMPRT; encoded by the coding sequence TTGGCCGTCGTTCAACACGGTGGCTTTGCCGCGGCGGCCGAGGCCGTCAACCTGACTGCTTCGGCGGTGAGCCAGCAGATTGCTGCGCTGGAATCGGAGCTGCAAACGGATCTGTTCGACCGTTCCCGAAGACCGCCGGTGTTGACGGCAAAGGGTTCGGAAATGGTGCGGTCGGCACGCACGATCCTGCAGATCGTCACCGAGACCAAGGCGTCGGTCAGTGGAGCCAAGGTACGGGGAACATTGGCGTTTGGCACTTTGCGCACGGCCGCCAATTCCTACGTGCCCCGCACGCTGGCGACAATCCGGTCAACCTTCCCCGATCTGACGTTTCGCCTCCGGATAGGCATGTCGGAACAGCTGATGAGTGAGGTTGCCTCGGGGCAGCTGGATGCGGCATTGGTTGCCGATCAGGTGACGGTTCCAAGCGGTCTGATCTGGACGGAAGTACTAAGCGAGCCTCTGTTGATCCTGTTGCCAGCAGGTGCCAAAGAGCTGTCGTTTGAAGAACTCGTGCGGACCATTCCCTACATCCGCTACCGCATTCACGTGCCGCTGGCGCGTCAAATTGACACGGAATTGGCGCGACTCGGGGCGGAGCAACGCCAGCTTGTTTCTGTGAACACCATGCCAGCGGTGATTGGCTGCGTCGAGGCAGGGCTCGGATTTTCCGTCGTTCCGGAAGTTGCCTTGCATGGCATGGTGACAACCGGCCTTGAGACCATCCCTTTCGGGGTGCCGCCAATCTATCGGAAACTGGGAGTTGTACGCCGACCAAGTTCCAGCCGTGCAGCTGTTCTAGATGCCCTGACGGACGCTCTGCTCAGTTATCGGATGCCGCGAACCTGA